A region of the Desulfobacter postgatei 2ac9 genome:
CTTGATAAAGCACAGCGTGGCAACCTTGGTGATGTAAAACCTGTTGGCGAAGGTGTCTTTGAAATGAGGGAACATTTTGGCCCCGGCTGGAGGATGTACTACACCAAACGGGGAGACACTTTGATCGTCATGCTTGGTGCGGGAGATAAAAGCAGCCAGGAAAGCGACATTGCCAAGGCTAAACAGAGGGAAACCACTTTGGAGGATTGAACCATGAAAAAACGAATTGCAGACCTGCCGGACTTTGATTTGGCACAGCAACTTAAAAGTGAAGAAGATATTGCTGCTTACATCACTATGGTGATTGAAGACGGAGATGCCGCAGAACTGGCCCACGCTCTGGGGGTTGCTGCCAAAGCTCGCGGTATGAGTGAAGTTGCCAAAGCGACAGGGATAACCCGTGAAGCCTTGTATAAAGCGCTTAAACCAAACGCCAAACCTCGATTTGATACAATTAATAAGGTGTGTGCAGCCCTTGGGGTTCGTCTGATAGCTCAACCTGACAACACTCATTGAACACAGATCAATTTTTCTAAAATTTCAGCAGATATTTTTGTTATTGGAAATTGATATATACAATTGGGCAGATCAAATACTTGGTGTTAAGGCGAGGACTAATCGTCTGACAGATCCAATTTTTTCAACCAGATGAACACACCGGACTATCAGTCCCCATTTTATTATAAGTCCGGGTACAGGGCCCGGGCATTTTCTCCGAGTACCATCCGTTTTTGCTCTAAAGTCAGCCCTGACTGGTCAATGTCAGTGTAATACCTGTCAGGGGTCAGCAGGGGATAATCCGTGCCGAACAGAACTTTTTCCAGTACGCCTGCCTTGACCGCCATATCGTAGATTTGCGGTTCGTAAAGAAAAACAGACGCGGCCGTATCATACCAGATATTTTTAAGCCGTTCTTTCATCTGCTTTTTCATGATGTGATAAAAAAAGATGCCGCCGCCCCAGTGGGCAAGAATGATTTTGTTGTCCGGAAAGGTTCGGGCTAGATTATCAATCTGATTAAGGGTGACAGGGCTTTTTCCCGGATATTGATGCCCCACAGGCTCATTGGTATGGATCATACACGGTAAATTGCCCTTGCGTTTGAGAACATCCATCACAGGCTCCAGAAGCCGGATGGCTCTATCGTCAATGCCGGATAAGTAAAAGGCCAGTTCCCCCACACCGGAAAGCCCGGCATCAATACAGCGTTCAGCCTCTTTGGGCGCACCTTCCCAGGCCGGATCAAAACAGGCCAGCCCCCGTAACCGTTTCGGGTGCGCCGTGACCGCCTCAATTATCGCATCATTATTTTTTTTTGTGTATTCGGGGTTGCGCCATGGAAATCCTAAAACAATGGAAATATCCACCTCGTGCCGGTCCATTGTGTCA
Encoded here:
- a CDS encoding type II toxin-antitoxin system RelE/ParE family toxin, with product MYIVKTLPEFDKWLDSLKDRITRLRLSRRLDKAQRGNLGDVKPVGEGVFEMREHFGPGWRMYYTKRGDTLIVMLGAGDKSSQESDIAKAKQRETTLED
- a CDS encoding addiction module antidote protein, whose protein sequence is MKKRIADLPDFDLAQQLKSEEDIAAYITMVIEDGDAAELAHALGVAAKARGMSEVAKATGITREALYKALKPNAKPRFDTINKVCAALGVRLIAQPDNTH
- a CDS encoding amidohydrolase family protein, producing the protein MIIDFHTHLFFQAVANDRTPFFDNEPEFKLLYNCPKAKIATLPQLIDTMDRHEVDISIVLGFPWRNPEYTKKNNDAIIEAVTAHPKRLRGLACFDPAWEGAPKEAERCIDAGLSGVGELAFYLSGIDDRAIRLLEPVMDVLKRKGNLPCMIHTNEPVGHQYPGKSPVTLNQIDNLARTFPDNKIILAHWGGGIFFYHIMKKQMKERLKNIWYDTAASVFLYEPQIYDMAVKAGVLEKVLFGTDYPLLTPDRYYTDIDQSGLTLEQKRMVLGENARALYPDL